In the genome of Acidimicrobiia bacterium, one region contains:
- a CDS encoding redoxin domain-containing protein encodes MAVEIGSPAPEFSLRDTEGDLVTLDALKGRKSLVVFIPFPFTGTCEGELCAIRDRLSELNDIDAGVVAITCDTLFANKEWAKQNGFGFPVLSDFWPHGAVTDAFGAFDAEVGAANRWTFVLDADGVVRSIVSTESRRFARQFDDYVAALAAID; translated from the coding sequence ATGGCCGTCGAGATCGGATCACCTGCTCCGGAGTTCTCGCTTCGCGACACCGAGGGAGACCTCGTGACCCTGGATGCCCTGAAGGGACGCAAGAGCTTGGTCGTCTTCATTCCCTTCCCGTTCACCGGGACCTGCGAGGGCGAGCTGTGCGCCATTCGTGACCGGCTCTCCGAGCTGAACGACATCGATGCCGGCGTGGTGGCCATCACCTGTGACACACTCTTCGCCAACAAGGAGTGGGCGAAGCAGAACGGATTCGGCTTCCCCGTCCTCTCCGACTTCTGGCCGCACGGAGCGGTGACCGACGCCTTCGGCGCATTCGACGCGGAGGTCGGGGCCGCCAATCGGTGGACCTTCGTGCTCGACGCCGATGGCGTGGTTCGCTCGATTGTGTCCACCGAGAGCCGCAGGTTCGCGCGCCAGTTCGACGACTACGTGGCCGCCCTGGCCGCCATCGACTGA
- a CDS encoding response regulator transcription factor — protein MTRILVIEDEASFVEAIRLSFEREGYTVDAAPDGRAGLDRFREVRPDLVLLDLMLPGIGGLDVLRAVRQDSDVPIIVVSAKDAEADVVAALELGADDYVTKPYSIRELLARVRAATRRLGATSGPALAVGAATLDRDAYRLHIGDESIDLPRKEFEVLALLMEQPERVVPREEFLDKVWGYTWFGDTRTLDQHIRRLRRRLEEHPSAPTIETVRGVGYRISG, from the coding sequence GTGACCCGAATCCTGGTGATCGAGGACGAGGCCTCCTTCGTCGAAGCGATCCGGCTCTCCTTTGAGCGCGAGGGTTACACCGTCGATGCGGCGCCCGACGGCCGAGCGGGCCTCGACCGCTTCCGCGAGGTGCGGCCCGACCTGGTGCTGCTCGACCTGATGCTCCCCGGCATCGGTGGTCTCGACGTGCTGCGGGCGGTTCGTCAGGACTCCGACGTGCCGATCATCGTCGTCTCGGCGAAGGATGCCGAGGCCGACGTCGTGGCCGCCCTGGAGCTCGGAGCCGACGACTACGTCACCAAGCCCTACTCGATCCGCGAGCTGCTGGCTCGGGTGCGGGCGGCGACCCGCCGCCTTGGAGCCACATCGGGGCCGGCCTTGGCCGTCGGCGCGGCCACGCTGGACCGCGATGCCTACCGGCTGCACATCGGAGACGAGAGCATCGACCTTCCGCGCAAGGAGTTCGAGGTCCTCGCCCTCCTCATGGAACAGCCGGAGCGAGTCGTGCCGAGAGAGGAGTTCCTGGACAAGGTCTGGGGGTACACCTGGTTCGGCGACACCCGAACCCTCGATCAGCACATCCGCCGGCTGCGGCGGCGGCTCGAGGAACACCCCTCGGCGCCGACGATCGAGACCGTGAGGGGCGTCGGGTACCGCATCAGCGGATGA
- a CDS encoding ATP-binding protein codes for MDPTLVTASVAAAFALVAVFFWWRNRRHARAVDAALERIGGGVPSSGRHRVAALDAALQRLERSSAQAQRERSRLAGAMQAAPLGILLTDDRGVVLSVNPAAERHLGTRLGEAVAQVRIREAIEKAVLDRNSVGAEIELYTPVRAVLEVSAIPLDFGIESIGAVAFIEDVTESRRVAAMRRDFIANVSHELKTPLAALAALAEALAGAVTDDPAASGLAERLRHEAGRLARLVGDILDLSQAEALSGHDEPVSIPHVLEAVAAEMAEIARGRGVTIEFSPTPPEARVVGDSRQLRSMISNLVENAVKYSFPEPGEPPPRVTIETAVANGWVTIEVSDQGIGIPEGHLDRIFERFYRVDRARSRETGGTGLGLSIARHIARNHRGDVTVSSVEGEGSTFRISLPVWSRP; via the coding sequence GTGGACCCAACCCTGGTCACGGCCTCGGTCGCTGCCGCCTTCGCACTGGTTGCGGTCTTCTTCTGGTGGCGAAACCGGCGCCATGCCCGTGCAGTGGACGCAGCCCTGGAACGGATCGGTGGTGGAGTGCCCTCGAGCGGGCGTCATCGCGTGGCTGCCCTCGACGCCGCACTGCAGCGCCTGGAGAGATCCTCGGCACAGGCCCAGCGAGAGCGCTCCCGCCTCGCCGGCGCCATGCAGGCCGCTCCCCTCGGCATCCTGCTCACCGATGATCGCGGCGTCGTGCTCTCCGTGAACCCTGCAGCGGAACGCCATCTAGGAACACGCCTCGGCGAGGCGGTGGCACAGGTACGGATCAGGGAAGCCATCGAGAAGGCGGTCCTCGACCGCAACTCGGTGGGAGCGGAGATCGAGCTCTACACCCCGGTGAGAGCGGTGCTCGAGGTGTCGGCGATCCCGCTCGACTTCGGGATCGAGAGCATCGGAGCGGTGGCGTTCATCGAGGACGTCACCGAGAGCAGGCGGGTTGCCGCCATGAGGCGCGACTTCATCGCCAACGTCAGCCACGAGCTGAAGACTCCCCTGGCGGCGCTGGCGGCATTGGCCGAGGCCCTGGCCGGAGCGGTCACCGACGACCCCGCCGCCTCCGGGCTCGCCGAACGGCTGCGACACGAAGCCGGCCGCCTCGCCCGACTGGTGGGTGACATCCTCGACCTCTCCCAGGCGGAGGCCCTCTCGGGGCACGATGAACCGGTGTCGATACCCCACGTGCTGGAGGCGGTGGCCGCCGAGATGGCGGAGATCGCTCGGGGGCGAGGAGTGACGATCGAGTTCTCGCCGACACCGCCCGAGGCGCGCGTCGTCGGCGACTCCCGCCAGCTGCGGTCGATGATCTCCAACCTGGTCGAGAACGCCGTCAAGTACTCGTTCCCCGAGCCGGGCGAGCCGCCGCCCAGGGTGACGATCGAAACCGCGGTCGCCAACGGATGGGTGACGATCGAAGTGTCGGATCAGGGGATAGGGATCCCCGAAGGCCACCTCGATCGGATATTCGAACGGTTCTACCGGGTCGACCGGGCCCGGAGTCGGGAGACCGGCGGAACCGGGCTCGGCCTGTCGATCGCCCGTCACATCGCTCGCAACCATCGCGGCGACGTCACCGTGAGCAGCGTCGAGGGTGAAGGGTCCACCTTCAGGATCAGCCTGCCCGTCTGGAGCCGGCCGTGA
- a CDS encoding substrate-binding domain-containing protein — protein MIRKTGRLMATLLALSLVVAACGDDDAATTTTGGTTATTAAPSTTTQPNTGVDLGLPDVDPLDVPAGDIAIAGSSTVFPLSTAVLTRWIDEGGPEYSIDSVGSGGGFERFCVEGVSDISNASRPIKDSEVDACRSIGREPIEIRVGTDALSVVISNGNYFAKTMTLEELNTLFSAQPGDTWDMVNPSFPAHPIALYSPGADSGTFDYFNEEVQGEADPSPILANGLAEIVGEDDNLTVRGVADDGCTEGDLTSTCAAGYFGYAFFQQNAGELQVVDVDGVTPNDDSVNAGTYPLARPLFMYTDAGVIADKPQVGLFIAYYLNVVNEVIGDVGYFPAPMAALQEAADAIAAAAGF, from the coding sequence ATGATTCGCAAGACCGGGCGCCTAATGGCGACCCTGCTTGCCCTGTCGCTGGTGGTGGCGGCGTGCGGCGACGATGACGCCGCGACGACCACCACCGGGGGGACCACCGCCACCACGGCGGCTCCGTCCACGACGACACAGCCGAACACCGGTGTAGACCTGGGCTTGCCTGATGTCGATCCGTTGGATGTTCCCGCTGGGGACATCGCGATCGCTGGTTCGTCGACGGTGTTTCCGTTGTCGACGGCGGTGTTGACGCGTTGGATCGATGAGGGTGGTCCGGAGTACTCGATCGACTCGGTCGGTTCGGGTGGCGGTTTCGAGCGCTTCTGCGTCGAGGGTGTCTCTGACATCTCGAATGCGAGCCGTCCCATCAAGGACTCCGAGGTGGATGCGTGCCGTTCGATCGGGCGTGAGCCCATCGAGATCCGGGTCGGGACCGACGCCTTGTCGGTCGTGATCAGCAACGGCAACTACTTCGCCAAGACGATGACCCTCGAGGAGCTCAACACGCTGTTCTCTGCGCAGCCCGGTGACACCTGGGACATGGTGAACCCGTCGTTCCCGGCTCATCCCATCGCCTTGTACTCGCCTGGTGCCGACTCGGGCACCTTCGACTACTTCAACGAAGAGGTCCAGGGTGAGGCCGACCCGTCGCCGATCCTGGCCAATGGCCTGGCCGAGATCGTCGGTGAGGACGACAACCTCACGGTGCGTGGTGTCGCCGACGATGGCTGCACCGAGGGTGATCTGACTTCGACGTGTGCTGCGGGCTACTTCGGATATGCGTTCTTCCAGCAGAACGCCGGGGAGCTCCAGGTCGTCGACGTCGACGGTGTGACGCCGAACGACGATTCGGTCAACGCCGGGACCTACCCGCTGGCACGTCCGCTGTTCATGTACACCGATGCCGGTGTCATCGCCGACAAGCCACAGGTTGGTCTGTTCATCGCCTACTACCTCAACGTCGTCAACGAGGTCATCGGAGACGTCGGGTACTTCCCGGCACCGATGGCCGCCCTGCAGGAGGCAGCCGACGCCATCGCGGCGGCAGCAGGCTTCTAG
- the pstC gene encoding phosphate ABC transporter permease subunit PstC, with translation MIAGTRSTPPSLKGRRRPVERGIVVALFLAGAVSIAITIGILWELGKESLLFFQDERVSFWDFITKTEWLPQAGSFGIWPLVLGTMLITIIALFVAVPVGLASAIYLSEYASRRTRGILKPILEILVGIPTVVFGFFAVTFMTPLLRTIFGASRVGFFNVLSAGIVVGFLIVPLISSLAEDAMAAVPDSLRQAAYGLGASRLEVSLRVVFPAALSGIAAGVVVAMSRAVGETMVVTLAAGASPRNFSWTDPAAMFDPFTGAQTMTGYVAITANGDLSYNTIDYNSIFAIGLTLFVITLVLNSLSRRIVRRFRQEYE, from the coding sequence GTGATCGCAGGCACTCGATCGACCCCGCCCAGCCTCAAGGGTCGTCGTCGTCCAGTGGAGCGAGGCATCGTCGTCGCCCTCTTCCTGGCCGGGGCGGTTTCGATAGCGATAACCATCGGGATCCTCTGGGAGCTGGGCAAGGAGTCGCTCCTCTTCTTCCAGGACGAGCGGGTGTCGTTCTGGGACTTCATCACCAAGACCGAGTGGCTGCCGCAGGCCGGCTCCTTCGGGATCTGGCCCCTCGTGCTGGGCACGATGCTCATCACCATCATCGCCCTCTTCGTGGCGGTTCCGGTCGGTCTGGCGAGCGCCATCTACCTCTCCGAGTACGCCAGCCGCCGCACCCGCGGCATACTGAAACCGATCCTCGAGATCCTCGTGGGCATCCCGACCGTCGTCTTCGGGTTCTTCGCCGTCACCTTCATGACGCCGCTGCTGCGAACCATCTTCGGTGCCAGCAGGGTGGGCTTCTTCAACGTGCTCTCGGCAGGGATCGTCGTCGGTTTTCTCATCGTTCCCCTGATCAGTTCGCTCGCCGAGGACGCCATGGCCGCCGTTCCCGATTCGCTTCGCCAGGCCGCCTACGGGCTGGGGGCGTCCCGGTTGGAGGTGTCGCTGCGGGTGGTGTTCCCGGCGGCCCTCTCCGGCATCGCCGCCGGGGTGGTGGTCGCCATGTCGCGCGCGGTGGGCGAGACGATGGTTGTCACGCTGGCCGCCGGGGCCTCGCCGCGCAACTTCTCCTGGACCGATCCCGCCGCCATGTTCGACCCCTTCACCGGCGCCCAGACCATGACCGGCTATGTGGCCATCACCGCCAACGGCGACCTCTCCTACAACACGATCGACTACAACTCGATCTTCGCCATCGGGCTCACCCTCTTCGTCATCACGCTGGTCCTCAACTCGCTGAGCCGCAGGATCGTCCGGCGCTTCCGGCAGGAGTACGAATGA
- the pstA gene encoding phosphate ABC transporter permease PstA has protein sequence MSDIAGERLGDGFPTDAEYRAMLDRRTRRGRFAQAGFLALLIFAVLALASLLITIIDDSFGLVAVVNQQEPEAVVASLGYDPAEVSLDDLSKDELFGILEAAINTNVGRRLERDQRFFEDRLVFESQEKWDELCSSQDAPTGCSLEARGRQNLMLLVEERVIKPDIIASNGFFSSVLDGDGFEESITRAFVETPERFPDYTIDQVQFEWRAWLNRSFLTSPSSSIPELAGIRTAILGSAWLVLFTVLFSVPVGVAAAIYLEEFAKKNRINDLIQTNINNLAGVPSIVWGMLGLAVFVRVFEPLTQGRTVISAGLTLGLLTLPVVIISSQEAIRAVPNSLRQAGLALGATKWQTVRSQILPVAIPGILTGTILAIARAIGETAPLILVGAASFITVDPSGPFSKFTALPIQIFQWTALPQPEFRNLAAAASLALLVMLLVLNAAAVILRNRYSRRMT, from the coding sequence ATGAGCGACATCGCAGGGGAACGGTTGGGAGACGGGTTTCCGACCGACGCCGAGTACCGGGCGATGCTCGACAGGCGGACCAGGAGGGGGCGTTTCGCCCAAGCCGGGTTCCTGGCCTTGCTGATCTTCGCCGTGCTCGCCCTGGCCAGCCTTCTCATCACGATCATCGACGACTCTTTCGGCCTGGTGGCGGTCGTCAACCAGCAGGAACCCGAGGCGGTGGTCGCCTCGCTCGGGTACGACCCGGCCGAGGTGTCCCTGGACGATCTCTCGAAGGACGAGTTGTTCGGCATTCTCGAGGCGGCGATCAACACCAACGTGGGGCGGCGCCTGGAGAGGGATCAACGGTTCTTCGAGGACCGTCTCGTCTTCGAGTCTCAGGAGAAGTGGGACGAGCTGTGCTCATCGCAGGACGCCCCCACCGGATGCTCGCTCGAGGCGCGCGGCCGCCAGAACCTGATGCTCCTCGTCGAGGAGCGGGTCATCAAGCCCGACATCATCGCCTCGAACGGGTTCTTTTCGTCGGTGCTCGACGGGGACGGGTTCGAAGAGTCCATCACCAGGGCCTTCGTGGAGACCCCCGAGAGGTTCCCCGACTACACGATCGATCAGGTTCAGTTCGAGTGGCGGGCATGGCTCAACCGGTCCTTCCTCACCAGCCCGTCGAGTTCGATCCCGGAGCTTGCCGGTATCAGGACCGCCATCCTCGGTTCGGCCTGGCTGGTCCTGTTCACCGTTCTCTTCTCCGTCCCGGTGGGGGTCGCCGCCGCCATCTACCTGGAGGAGTTCGCCAAGAAGAACAGGATCAACGACCTGATCCAGACCAACATCAACAACCTCGCCGGCGTGCCGTCGATCGTCTGGGGAATGCTGGGCCTGGCCGTCTTCGTCCGCGTGTTCGAGCCGCTGACGCAGGGGAGGACGGTGATCTCGGCCGGGTTGACGCTGGGTCTGCTCACGCTTCCGGTGGTGATCATCTCGTCGCAGGAGGCCATCAGGGCGGTCCCCAACTCGCTGCGTCAGGCGGGCTTGGCCTTGGGTGCGACCAAGTGGCAGACGGTACGCAGCCAGATCCTGCCGGTGGCGATCCCGGGCATCCTCACCGGGACGATTCTCGCCATCGCCCGGGCGATCGGTGAGACGGCGCCCCTCATCCTGGTGGGGGCCGCCAGCTTCATCACCGTCGATCCTTCTGGCCCGTTCTCCAAGTTCACGGCCCTTCCCATCCAGATCTTCCAGTGGACGGCCCTGCCTCAGCCCGAGTTCCGCAACCTGGCGGCGGCCGCCAGCCTGGCGCTGCTCGTGATGCTGCTCGTGCTCAACGCTGCCGCAGTGATTCTTCGCAATCGATACTCCAGGAGGATGACGTGA
- the pstB gene encoding phosphate ABC transporter ATP-binding protein PstB — protein sequence MNVYYGEFKAVADVSMRFEANRISALIGPSGCGKSTVLRSLNRMNDLIPTARVEGDVEYHGANIYADGVDPVEIRRRIGMVFQKPNPFPKSIYDNVAWGVKINGFKGAKSTLDDIVMRALEQAALWDEVKDKLRESGLSLSGGQQQRLCIARAIATQPDVILMDEPCSALDPIATMRIEELMLQFKSDYSIIIVTHNMQQAARVSDRTAFFNVELNEKGQRTGRLVEFSDTAMLFTKPSQQATEDYITGRFG from the coding sequence ATGAACGTCTATTACGGGGAGTTCAAGGCCGTCGCCGACGTTTCGATGCGCTTCGAAGCCAACCGGATCAGCGCCCTCATCGGACCTTCGGGCTGCGGCAAGTCGACCGTGCTGCGGTCGCTCAACCGGATGAACGACCTCATCCCGACCGCCAGGGTGGAGGGCGATGTCGAGTATCACGGGGCGAACATCTACGCCGACGGTGTGGACCCGGTCGAGATCAGGCGGCGGATCGGAATGGTGTTCCAGAAGCCGAACCCGTTTCCGAAATCCATATACGACAACGTCGCCTGGGGGGTCAAGATCAACGGGTTCAAGGGGGCGAAGTCGACCCTGGACGACATCGTGATGCGCGCCCTGGAGCAGGCTGCGCTGTGGGACGAGGTCAAGGACAAGCTGAGGGAGTCCGGCCTTTCGCTGTCGGGCGGCCAGCAGCAGCGCCTGTGCATCGCCCGGGCGATCGCCACCCAGCCCGATGTGATCCTCATGGACGAGCCCTGCTCGGCGCTGGACCCCATCGCTACGATGCGGATCGAGGAGTTGATGCTGCAGTTCAAGTCCGACTACTCGATCATCATCGTCACCCACAACATGCAGCAGGCGGCACGGGTGTCGGATCGGACGGCGTTCTTCAACGTCGAGCTGAACGAGAAGGGCCAGCGCACGGGGCGCCTCGTCGAGTTCAGCGACACCGCCATGCTGTTCACCAAACCGTCGCAACAGGCGACCGAGGACTACATCACCGGCCGATTCGGCTGA
- the phoU gene encoding phosphate signaling complex protein PhoU, with product MPIPQSESRHNFTESLDEVHRGMTELGALVLENSRRMSEAILENRLDLARAVVAGDEEIDRRYSALEHRVFEIMARQQPVAGDLRFLVSATRILYEIERSGDLAVNAAKGLLRRDGYTLPPGVQSLVARISRASTDLFADGLEVLAALDPSGAVRIEAGDDEVDNLTGEVYAAIARNADDMGFDLAIELSRVGRYLERIADHAVNIAEHVVFIATGEFPEDGDPVAVRDEA from the coding sequence ATGCCGATTCCGCAGTCCGAATCCCGCCACAACTTCACCGAGAGCCTCGACGAGGTCCATCGTGGCATGACCGAGCTCGGCGCCCTGGTGTTGGAGAACAGCAGGCGGATGAGCGAGGCGATCCTGGAGAATCGCCTCGATCTGGCCCGTGCCGTCGTGGCTGGCGACGAGGAGATCGATCGGCGCTACTCCGCCCTGGAACATCGCGTGTTCGAGATCATGGCTCGCCAGCAGCCAGTGGCCGGCGACCTTCGCTTTCTGGTCTCGGCGACGAGGATCCTCTATGAGATCGAACGGTCCGGCGACCTTGCGGTGAACGCCGCCAAGGGCCTTCTCCGCCGCGACGGGTACACCTTGCCTCCGGGGGTGCAGTCCCTCGTCGCCCGCATCTCCCGGGCCTCCACCGACCTGTTCGCCGACGGCCTCGAGGTGCTGGCTGCTCTGGATCCCTCAGGGGCGGTGCGCATCGAGGCCGGCGACGACGAGGTGGACAACCTCACCGGCGAGGTGTACGCCGCCATCGCCAGGAACGCCGACGACATGGGATTCGATCTGGCCATCGAGCTGTCGCGTGTCGGGCGCTACCTGGAGCGGATCGCCGACCACGCGGTGAACATCGCCGAGCACGTGGTGTTCATCGCCACCGGCGAGTTCCCCGAAGACGGCGATCCGGTGGCGGTGCGCGACGAGGCGTGA